TACGTAATCGGAATTGGGTGGCCACGGCGGTGGAACGCTCCTCGATCGCGGTTGAGGAGCCAGGCAGCCCGCTGCTCGGCGAGGCACAGCACCTAGTCTCCTTGGTTTCCGTGGATGGCGATGCCGGGGATGAGGAGCTGCGCGTCCTATGGGAGCTTGAGCCCGGCGCGGCGACCCGCGAACAGCACGCCCTGCCATCGCCGATGCGCGGTTTCGACGAGCCGGCGAAGCTGGACGCGTTCCTGGACGCGGTGAGCTGGGGCTCGGTGGCGACAGCGGACAAGACGCTGCTGCAGGCCCCGTTCCGTTCCGGGGTCAAGCCTGAGGATTACCAGCTCGACCCCGTGGTGCGGGCGCTGCAGATGCCGCGCACGAATCTGCTGATCGCGGATGACGTCGGCCTCGGTAAGACCATTGAGGCGGGTCTGGTGATGCAGGAGCTCATGCTGCGTCACCGGGCGCGCACGATGCTGATCGTGTGCCCGGCGTCGCTCACACTGCAGTGGCGCGATGAGATGCGCGACAAGTTCGGCCTCACTTTCAAGATCGTGGATGCGGAACTCCTCAAGGAGCTGCGAAGGTCTCGTGGCCTGTACGCGAACCCATGGACGCACTACCCACGGCTGATCGTCTCGATCGACTGGCTCAAGCGGGATCGGCCCCTGGCGCTGCTGCGCCCGATCCTGCCATCGGTGCCCCAGTATCCGCGCACCTTCGATCTCCTCGTGGTCGACGAGGTACACACCTGCGCGCCCTCGGGTACAGGGAAGTACGCGGTCGATTCGCAGCGCACGGCCGCGATCAAGATCCTTGCCCCGCACGCCGAGCATCGGCTGTTCCTGTCGGCGACTCCGCACAATGGCTACCTGGAATCCTTCACCGCGCTGCTGGCCCTGCTCGACAACCACCGCTTCGCCCGTACCCTGGCCCCGTCGGAGGAGGCCAAGGCTCAGGTGATGGTGCGTCGGCTGAAGCGGGAGCTGCCGCCAAAGTGGGACGGCAGCCCTCGGTTCCCGGAACGCGACCTCGACCACCCCCTGGAGGTCGCTTATGACGCCGTCACCCGTGACGCTTACGCGAAGCTCGACCAGTACGCACAGTCGCGCCGGGAGATCATCTCCGGGCAGATGGCCCTGAAGGGGACCGCACCGAACCGGGCTGCGGACTTCGTCGTGACGCTGCTCAAGCGCCGCTTCCTTTCCAGCCCGAAGGCATTCGCCAGCACCGTCGAGGCTCACCTGAAGACGATGACTGCGTGGGAACAAGGGGGTGACGCGGAGCGGGTCTACGACCGGGGAGCGCATTCGGTCGCGGAGAAGGTTCTCGCGGCGATGCTGGGGCAGCTGGACGAGACCGCCGAGGACGACGCCGCCTACGAGGAAGCGGCGAAGCAGGCCCTGGCTACAGCCCGCCGGTTTGTCCCGCCGCTCTCTCCAGCCGAGCGGAAGCTGCTGGAGGAACTGCGTGATTGGGGTTTGCAGCACTCGGACAAGGCCGATGGCAAGTTCACCTCATTCCTCGGCTGGCTGCGTGAGATCGTGCAGCCGCAGGGTGCCGACGATGTGAATGCGCGTTGGGACGGCGAGCGCGTCATCGTGTTCACCGAGTACCGCGACACCCAGCGCTGGCTGCACGAACGGCTGATCAGTGCCGGGGTCCCGAACGAGGCCATCGCGCAACTCTACGGCGGCCAGGACCGCGACGAGCGCGAGCGCGTCAAGAACGTCTTCCAGGACTCCCCGGACGCCGACCCGGTGCGGATCCTGCTTGCCACAGACTCGGCGAGCGAGGGCATCAACCTGCAGAACCACTGCCACCGGGTGCTGCATTGGGAAATCCCATGGAACCCGAACCGCCTTGAACAGCGCAACGGCCGCGTGGACAGACATGGGCAGAACGCCGCGAAGGTCGAGATCGTTCACTTCGTGCCCCGCGGCTGGGACCAGAGCCGCGAGGAGGAAACCGGGTTTGCCGAAGGCACCTTGGAGGACGCGATGGCGTTCCTCGGTGTCGCGGTGCGCAAGGTCGAGCAGATCCGCACCGACCTCGGCAGCGCCGGAGAAGTGATCGCCAGCCAGGTCGAGCAGAAGATGCTCGGCAAACGTACCAACTGGCAGACCACCGACAAGGAAATCCAACGCCGAGCCGGCAAGGCCGTACTGAAGATCCGACGGGATCTGGCGCACGACCTGCAGCAGGCGCAGGACCAGCTCACCCAGACCCGCACTGAGCTGAACCTGAACCCGGAGACGATCGAACGAGTGGTGCGCACCGCGCTGCGCCTGGCCCACAACAAGGACCTGATCGACACCCCATCGCCCAGGGGCGTGAAGGCGCGCTGCTTTCGACTCCCGGATCTGAAGGAGGGGTGGGCGCAGGCCCGTAACGACGGCCTGCGGCACCCGGTGAGCGGCAAGGAGCGCCCGGTCACCTTCGACCAGGACTACGCCGGGCGCAACGACGTCGTGCTGCTGCACCTGAACCATCGCCTGGTCGACCTGTGCCTGCGTCTGCTGCGCGCCGAGCTGTGGTCCCAGGGCGAACACGGCGCGCACCTGACCCGCGTCACCGCCCGGATCGTGCCCGGCGACCTGCTGCGCAACCCGGCGGTGATCGCACACGGCCGCGTCGTGCTCACTGGGAACCGCGGCGTGCGCCTGCACGAGCAGATCGCCCTGGCCGGCGGCGCGATCGAACAGGGCAAGCTGACCGTGGAGAAGGACCCAGCGGTCCTGGAGCGTTGGCTCGCCGCAGCGTCGCAGGACGCGCCGCCACCCGAACTCCTCGACCGGCTCGCCGGGCTGTGGGGAATGCTGGAGACCCCGCTCGGCAAGGCCCTGGCGACCGCGTCCAACAAGATCGCGCGCAAGCAAGGGAAGATCCTGGACAAGCGCTGCGAAGAGGACGTCAAGGCGATGCGGGCGGTGCTGTCCGAACTGGAACGCAACATCCGGGAAGCCTTGAAGTCGGACCCGCTCTGGCGCCAGGACACGCTGTTCACTGTCGAGGCGGAACGCGATCAGCTCAAGAAGGACCAAGCGGAACTGGAGGAACGCCTCGCCGCCATTCCGGAACAGATCGAGAACGAGACCAAGGTCCTGCGCCACCGCTACGCCGACCCGGTCGCCCGCCGCTTCCCTGTCGCGGTCACATTCCTCGTTCCCGCCTTCTTGACCGTAGGTGCTACTTCACACCAGGCAGGCCGCTGATGGCAGCACGCACCCGTTTCCCGAAGTCCGGGCAGCAGACCCCAATCGAACAGCACGCCGAGTGGCTCAACTTGCTACGCCCAGACGGCCCGTTCCTGTCCGCGAAGATCCTCGCCGAAGCGTTCCCGCAGGGTCTTGACGTCGTCGAGAGCTCCCTGCGCGCCCGCCTCCGGCAGGCATGGGCCGAACTCAAAGCCGATCCGGCGGTGCTGTGCTCCGCCTGGCAGCACTTGGTCCTGGAGGAACTGCTCGGCTACCGCGGCCAGGCGCTGCGCCATGGCTCGATGCTGCCGCGTGAGCTGGCCGGCCGTCCCGGCACCCATCCCGACGCACTGCTCATGGGCCCGGCCGACCCAACCAGCGGCCTGCCCGGCGCGGCCGAACGCGCCCTGATCTACCGCCGCCCCTGGGACGAACCCCTCACCCGCGCCATGAAGGGCATGCCGTCGCTTGCCGAACAGGCGGCTGAGCTGTGTCGCCGCCGCGCCGTGCCCCTCGCACTGCTCACCAACGGTCGCCTGTGGGTCCTCGTCCACGCCCGGCCCGCGGCACCAACCTCCGTCGCAGTCTTCGACGCCGACACCTGGTCCGAAGAGCCGCTACTGCTGCGCGCCCTCGCCTCACTGCTCGGTGTCCGCTGCGCCGCGATCGCACCCAAGAGCCGCGACGGCGAGGACACCGACTCTCTTGCCGCCCTGTTCACCCGCACCGCCGACGACACCACCGCCGTCACCAAAACCCTCGGCAACCAGGTCCGCGAAGCGGTCGAGCTCCTCGTCTCGGAACTCTCCCGCCTCAACCGAGAAGCCGACGGCACCGTGCTGGAGGGCGTCGCCCCGCGCACCGTCTACCGCGCGGCCCTGACCGTCATGATGCGTATCGTCTTCCTCCTGTACGCGGAGGAACAGGACCTGCTGCCCGCCGGCGACGAACTGTATGCGGACTCATACTCGGTCACGAAGCTCTACGACCGCCTCGACCAGGACGACGCCGCCATCGCGGACCGCTGGCAAGCGGCCTGGCCCACACTGCTCGCCACCTTCCGGGCCATCCACGGCGGCGCCCGCCACCCGGACATGTGGATTCCTGCGTACGGCGGATCACTGTTCGACCCGACCCGGTTCTCCTGGCTGGAACGTCTGAAGGTCACCGACCGCGTCGTCTTCGCCATGCTCGACGCGCTGATCAAGCTCAAGCGCACCACGTCCGCTGGCAAGGTCACCTCGACGGAACGCCTGTCATACAAGAGCCTCGACGTCGAACAGATCGGCCACGTCTACGAAGGCCTCCTCGAACACTCCGCAGTCCTGCTCGGCGAGACACACCTCGGCCTCAAGGGCAAAGCCGGCCTCGACGCCAAACTCACCGACCTCGAAACCTGGCACGGTACCGGCCGCCTCGACACCGAGGTTCCCAAGCTCGCCGGGCTGACGGCGAAGCAGTTCGCCACCGCACTCGCGACCGAGCCGGCGAGCGCCGACCTCGGCAAGCTCGACGCGGCCTGCGACAACGACCCTGCGCTCGCTGCCAGAGTCCGACCGTTCTTCGGTCTGCTGCGCACCGACCTGCGCGACGAACCCATCATCCACCCGGCCGGGACGGTCATCGTCACCCGGGTCGGCGACCGACGTGACCAGGGAACGCACTACACGCCCCGCTCCCTGGCTGAAGAGGTCGTCCTGCACACACTCGACCCGCTGTGCTTCTCGCCTGGCTCCCCGGAGGGCATCCCACGGCCTGCCGATGGGACGCAGCCAGCCGAATGGGCGGTGCGTCCGGCTTCTGAACTCCTGGCACTCAAGGTTCTCGACCCTGCGATGGGTTCCGGCGCGTTCCTCGTCTCCGCATGCCGGTACTTGTCCGAACGCGTCGTCGAAGCATGGGACCGGGACGGTCTGCCGGAAGCGGTCGCCACACGCCTCAGCGAACAGCGCGAGAACCGCGACGCACTGCTGCTCGAAGCCCGCCGCATGGTCGCCGACCGCTGCCTCTACGGCGTGGACATCGACGAGATGGCCGTGGAACTCGCCAAACTCTCACTGTGGCTCGTCACCCTCGCCAAGGGCCGCCCCTTCAACTTCGTTGACCACGCCCTGCGCTGTGGTGACTCCCTCATCGGGTGTCTCACGGCAGACCAGATTGAGGCATTCCATCTCGTGCCCAGCGATGGGCGCCGCATCAACGCCCGCCTCACCGGTGAGATCGACAAGGTCACTGGCCCGCTGCTCTCCCAGGCGGCGGAACTGCGCCGCGACATCGAAGCCCACGAAGTCATCGACATCCGCGACGCGCGGGAAAAAGCGAAGAAACTCGGCGAGGCCGAAGCCCTCACCGAACGTCTCCGCCTCGCCGCCGACGCCGTCGTCGCCGCTAAGCTCTCCACCGCGACGACCAAGTCCGACGACGCATACAACGACCGCCTTGGCTCTATCGCCGACCTCGTCGAACAAGCGCTCCTGGGAGACAAGGAAGCAGCGACCAGAGCCCGCACCATCATCGATGGCTGGCTCCTCGGCCCCAACGCTGGATCACGCACCGTCCCACTACGGCCGTTGCACTGGCCGCTTGAGTTCCCCGAGATCGTCGCCGACCCCGTTCGCGGCGGCCACCGCTTCGACGCGGTAGTGGGCAATCCACCATTCTCAGGCGGCAACCAACTCAGCGGCCGCATCGGCAAAGACGCCCACGAATACGTCGGCCAGATTGTCGCGGACGGCCACACTGAGGGTGGTCAAGTCGACCTCGTTGCCTACTTTCTGCTTCGCGAACTGACACTCATGCCGAGCGGTCGCCTCGGCATGATCGCAACGAAGACCATCGGCCAGGCAGGCACGCGTAAGGTTGGGCTCGCGCGCGTTGAAAGTCAGGACCGATCGATCTACCGCGCCATCAAGTCTCAGCCCTGGCCTGGCGGCGCGGCCGTCCACGTCGCGCTTGTCTGGGTCGGGAAGATGGGCGGCAAGGAGCAAACTGTCCTCGACGGAACGGTTGTTCTGGAGATTGATTCAAGCCTGACCAGGCCATCACGGGTCGTCGGCGAGCCGCACACGCTTGCGACCTTTGCTGGTCAAAGTTCTCAGGGCTGCAAGACAACTGGTACGGGCTTCCTCTTGGAACCAGCTGCAGCTCAGGCTCTTATTGCGAAGGATGAGCGTAACGCGAAGGTCATCTTCCCGTATCTCATCAATAATGAGGTAAACAACCAGCCGGACTCATCGGCAACACGTTGGGCTATCGACTTCAACGACATGCCCGAGGAGGAAGCACGAAAATACCCGGACGCGTTCTCAATCCTTGACGAGCGAGTCCGACCCGGGCGGCAGCGTAAGAAGCCGGATGGAAGCTTCCAATTGCGGAACCCGCTACCGCAGCGCTGGTGGCAGTACGAGGAGAAACGGCCAACGCTGCGCGTGACTATTGCCGAATACGAGCGCGTTCTTGTGATTGGTATGCACAGCAAGTACGGCCTGCCGAGCATTGTCCCGAATGGTCAGGTCTTCTCGCACTCTTTGTGTATCTTTTACACTTCTGACGTGACCGCCATGCTCGCGCTCCTGACCAGCGCTTGGCATTTTAACTGGTGGACCGTCAAAGGCGAGTCGACGATGAAATCGGACCCGCGCTATACGCCTTCCGATGGTTTCGACACGTTCCCACAGCCGGAGATCACCTCACGCATCCGTGCCGCCGGCGAGGAGTTGGACACTTACCGCCGCCATGTCCAGTTGACGCGGATACCACAGCTCGGTATGACCGATCTCTACAACGAAGTCCACAACCCGGAGAACCGTGACTCCGACATCCAGCGTCTGCGCGAGATCCACATCGAGATCGACGAGGCAGTCTCTGAGTCCTACCTCGCGCATCCCCTCGCTGCACAGTTCGGCTGGACGCCGCTGATCTTGAACCATGATTTCCACGAGACCACCCATGGCCTGCGTTGGAACGTTGATCCCGACATTCAGATCGAGATGAACGACCGTCTCCTCGAACTCAACCATGCCCTCTACGCGGATGAAGTCCGTCGCGGCCTCCACAACAGGAAAGGCTCCGCCAAGCCCAAGAAGGCCGTCGGTCCGAAGGAGACCCCGGATGATGCGCTGTTTTAAGGGAGCGATTCACTGGAGCTGCGACCCTGGTGATCGACGCCGATGCCCCTATCCCTGTCAGTGCCAGGCCCTATGGTGGTGACCCATGAGCGACAAGTTGCCGTCCCTGACGTCGAGCGATCCGGTCCTGGCGGTCCCGTCTCCCGGTGAGGTGCGGGACGAGCTGGCCGAGCTGGTAGTGCGGGACCTGCTCGGACCTGTGGGCGGCGAGCTGGAGGAAGTTCCGGACTCACCGACAGACTGGTATGTGCTCGGTCGGCTCGCACCGAACGGCACCGCGATCGTGCCGGA
Above is a window of Streptomyces sp. NBC_01803 DNA encoding:
- the drmD gene encoding DISARM system SNF2-like helicase DrmD, whose protein sequence is MLNENDLFAQNAALPTVGQLVTVRNRNWVATAVERSSIAVEEPGSPLLGEAQHLVSLVSVDGDAGDEELRVLWELEPGAATREQHALPSPMRGFDEPAKLDAFLDAVSWGSVATADKTLLQAPFRSGVKPEDYQLDPVVRALQMPRTNLLIADDVGLGKTIEAGLVMQELMLRHRARTMLIVCPASLTLQWRDEMRDKFGLTFKIVDAELLKELRRSRGLYANPWTHYPRLIVSIDWLKRDRPLALLRPILPSVPQYPRTFDLLVVDEVHTCAPSGTGKYAVDSQRTAAIKILAPHAEHRLFLSATPHNGYLESFTALLALLDNHRFARTLAPSEEAKAQVMVRRLKRELPPKWDGSPRFPERDLDHPLEVAYDAVTRDAYAKLDQYAQSRREIISGQMALKGTAPNRAADFVVTLLKRRFLSSPKAFASTVEAHLKTMTAWEQGGDAERVYDRGAHSVAEKVLAAMLGQLDETAEDDAAYEEAAKQALATARRFVPPLSPAERKLLEELRDWGLQHSDKADGKFTSFLGWLREIVQPQGADDVNARWDGERVIVFTEYRDTQRWLHERLISAGVPNEAIAQLYGGQDRDERERVKNVFQDSPDADPVRILLATDSASEGINLQNHCHRVLHWEIPWNPNRLEQRNGRVDRHGQNAAKVEIVHFVPRGWDQSREEETGFAEGTLEDAMAFLGVAVRKVEQIRTDLGSAGEVIASQVEQKMLGKRTNWQTTDKEIQRRAGKAVLKIRRDLAHDLQQAQDQLTQTRTELNLNPETIERVVRTALRLAHNKDLIDTPSPRGVKARCFRLPDLKEGWAQARNDGLRHPVSGKERPVTFDQDYAGRNDVVLLHLNHRLVDLCLRLLRAELWSQGEHGAHLTRVTARIVPGDLLRNPAVIAHGRVVLTGNRGVRLHEQIALAGGAIEQGKLTVEKDPAVLERWLAAASQDAPPPELLDRLAGLWGMLETPLGKALATASNKIARKQGKILDKRCEEDVKAMRAVLSELERNIREALKSDPLWRQDTLFTVEAERDQLKKDQAELEERLAAIPEQIENETKVLRHRYADPVARRFPVAVTFLVPAFLTVGATSHQAGR
- a CDS encoding Eco57I restriction-modification methylase domain-containing protein, with the translated sequence MAARTRFPKSGQQTPIEQHAEWLNLLRPDGPFLSAKILAEAFPQGLDVVESSLRARLRQAWAELKADPAVLCSAWQHLVLEELLGYRGQALRHGSMLPRELAGRPGTHPDALLMGPADPTSGLPGAAERALIYRRPWDEPLTRAMKGMPSLAEQAAELCRRRAVPLALLTNGRLWVLVHARPAAPTSVAVFDADTWSEEPLLLRALASLLGVRCAAIAPKSRDGEDTDSLAALFTRTADDTTAVTKTLGNQVREAVELLVSELSRLNREADGTVLEGVAPRTVYRAALTVMMRIVFLLYAEEQDLLPAGDELYADSYSVTKLYDRLDQDDAAIADRWQAAWPTLLATFRAIHGGARHPDMWIPAYGGSLFDPTRFSWLERLKVTDRVVFAMLDALIKLKRTTSAGKVTSTERLSYKSLDVEQIGHVYEGLLEHSAVLLGETHLGLKGKAGLDAKLTDLETWHGTGRLDTEVPKLAGLTAKQFATALATEPASADLGKLDAACDNDPALAARVRPFFGLLRTDLRDEPIIHPAGTVIVTRVGDRRDQGTHYTPRSLAEEVVLHTLDPLCFSPGSPEGIPRPADGTQPAEWAVRPASELLALKVLDPAMGSGAFLVSACRYLSERVVEAWDRDGLPEAVATRLSEQRENRDALLLEARRMVADRCLYGVDIDEMAVELAKLSLWLVTLAKGRPFNFVDHALRCGDSLIGCLTADQIEAFHLVPSDGRRINARLTGEIDKVTGPLLSQAAELRRDIEAHEVIDIRDAREKAKKLGEAEALTERLRLAADAVVAAKLSTATTKSDDAYNDRLGSIADLVEQALLGDKEAATRARTIIDGWLLGPNAGSRTVPLRPLHWPLEFPEIVADPVRGGHRFDAVVGNPPFSGGNQLSGRIGKDAHEYVGQIVADGHTEGGQVDLVAYFLLRELTLMPSGRLGMIATKTIGQAGTRKVGLARVESQDRSIYRAIKSQPWPGGAAVHVALVWVGKMGGKEQTVLDGTVVLEIDSSLTRPSRVVGEPHTLATFAGQSSQGCKTTGTGFLLEPAAAQALIAKDERNAKVIFPYLINNEVNNQPDSSATRWAIDFNDMPEEEARKYPDAFSILDERVRPGRQRKKPDGSFQLRNPLPQRWWQYEEKRPTLRVTIAEYERVLVIGMHSKYGLPSIVPNGQVFSHSLCIFYTSDVTAMLALLTSAWHFNWWTVKGESTMKSDPRYTPSDGFDTFPQPEITSRIRAAGEELDTYRRHVQLTRIPQLGMTDLYNEVHNPENRDSDIQRLREIHIEIDEAVSESYLAHPLAAQFGWTPLILNHDFHETTHGLRWNVDPDIQIEMNDRLLELNHALYADEVRRGLHNRKGSAKPKKAVGPKETPDDALF